A region from the Saccharomonospora azurea NA-128 genome encodes:
- a CDS encoding proton-conducting transporter transmembrane domain-containing protein yields MLWSLFGLPLVVGVALLVAGHRADHHAAVVSITTSVVTLGMSIAAAIIRPAMSVPYLRGITFGLRVDGLSAVLVVTVAVVTLAVLVFAAGEFGAGEAQARYHGLMLVFASAMLLTVTATTLVTLLMAWEVMSAMSYALIGFHWRQRRRAASGTVAFLVTRAADLGLYVAAGAALAGGASGLTLDALAGLPDGWRDVVAGGVILAAAGKSAQLPFSFWLARAMDGPSSTSALLHSATMVAAGSYLLLRLEPLLAATPWAPPLVAWLGAITALALGAVAVVQTDLKQLLAASTCSQVGFMVLAAGAGGVAAGSAQLVAHALTKSLLFLTAGAWLMALGTKHLPDLTGVARRYPVVGTTFTVGAVTLAGLPPLSLWATKDQVLTATVPSAPALYLVGLAAAALSAAYAMRAVTLVWSPPTAEPRFDTEHPGTRRVSRAQSVVLPPLASGAALLGVLAVPGVWSAFARLVSHGREATPEWWEAAVSAAVALAAAAAAVAVVRLRGDVPEQGGLLRWLGLEAFARERIARPAVTTGQVLARFDDQVVAGAVRGTATLGLRLARMTTLRWEPVVGGAVRGVAGGVRRLGHLARRPQTGQLHQYYAEIAVLLTALVVLLIVL; encoded by the coding sequence ATGCTGTGGTCACTCTTCGGGCTGCCCCTCGTCGTCGGCGTCGCGCTGCTGGTGGCCGGCCATCGGGCCGACCATCATGCTGCGGTGGTGTCGATCACGACGTCCGTGGTGACGCTGGGAATGTCGATCGCAGCCGCGATCATCCGCCCGGCGATGTCGGTTCCCTACCTGCGCGGCATCACGTTCGGGCTGCGGGTGGACGGGCTCTCGGCGGTCCTCGTGGTGACCGTCGCGGTGGTGACGCTCGCCGTGCTCGTGTTCGCGGCGGGCGAGTTCGGCGCGGGCGAGGCGCAGGCGCGCTACCACGGGCTGATGCTCGTGTTCGCGAGCGCGATGCTGCTGACCGTCACGGCCACCACGCTCGTCACGCTGCTCATGGCGTGGGAGGTCATGAGCGCGATGTCGTACGCGCTCATCGGGTTCCACTGGCGCCAGCGCCGGCGCGCCGCATCGGGCACCGTGGCGTTCCTCGTCACCCGGGCGGCCGATCTCGGCCTCTACGTGGCGGCGGGCGCCGCGCTCGCGGGTGGGGCGAGCGGTCTCACGCTAGACGCGCTCGCAGGACTGCCGGACGGCTGGCGGGACGTCGTGGCCGGGGGCGTGATCCTTGCCGCGGCGGGGAAGTCGGCACAACTGCCGTTCAGTTTCTGGCTGGCCCGCGCAATGGACGGTCCAAGCTCTACCTCGGCGCTGCTGCATTCGGCCACGATGGTGGCGGCCGGGTCGTACCTGCTGCTGCGGCTGGAGCCGCTGCTCGCGGCCACCCCCTGGGCGCCCCCGCTCGTCGCGTGGCTGGGCGCGATCACGGCGCTGGCCCTGGGTGCCGTCGCGGTGGTGCAGACCGACCTCAAGCAGTTGCTCGCCGCGTCGACGTGCTCGCAGGTGGGTTTCATGGTGCTGGCAGCCGGAGCGGGTGGCGTGGCGGCCGGCAGCGCGCAACTCGTGGCACATGCGCTCACCAAGAGCTTGCTGTTCCTGACGGCCGGGGCGTGGCTGATGGCACTCGGCACCAAGCACCTGCCGGATCTGACGGGCGTGGCACGGCGCTACCCGGTGGTAGGAACCACGTTCACCGTGGGCGCGGTGACGCTCGCCGGGCTGCCCCCATTGTCGTTGTGGGCGACGAAGGACCAGGTGCTCACGGCCACAGTGCCGTCCGCACCGGCGCTGTATCTCGTCGGTCTCGCCGCTGCCGCGCTGAGTGCCGCCTACGCGATGCGGGCGGTGACGTTGGTGTGGTCGCCGCCCACGGCGGAACCGCGGTTCGACACCGAGCACCCAGGCACGCGCCGCGTCAGCCGGGCGCAGAGCGTGGTGCTGCCGCCGCTGGCGTCCGGGGCCGCGCTGCTCGGCGTGCTCGCGGTGCCCGGCGTGTGGTCGGCGTTCGCCAGGCTGGTGTCCCACGGCCGGGAAGCCACCCCGGAATGGTGGGAGGCCGCCGTCTCCGCCGCCGTGGCGCTGGCCGCCGCCGCTGCCGCCGTCGCCGTGGTCCGCCTCCGTGGTGACGTGCCGGAGCAGGGCGGGCTGCTGCGCTGGCTGGGTCTGGAAGCATTCGCGCGCGAACGGATCGCCCGTCCCGCCGTGACAACGGGGCAGGTACTCGCCCGGTTCGACGACCAGGTGGTGGCCGGTGCCGTGCGCGGGACGGCCACGCTCGGGTTGCGGCTGGCTCGCATGACGACGCTGCGCTGGGAACCGGTGGTGGGTGGCGCCGTGCGCGGAGTCGCCGGTGGTGTTCGGCGGCTCGGCCACCTCGCGCGCCGTCCGCAGACAGGGCAGCTCCACCAGTACTACGCCGAGATCGCCGTCCTGCTCACGGCGCTGGTCGTGTTGCTGATCGTGTTGTGA
- a CDS encoding NADH-quinone oxidoreductase subunit NuoK has protein sequence MTLQDYLLLAAALFSVGVYGALSQQSIVMVMMGLELMINGVLVGGAGFWYFTSPVRPDGQVLVAVAVTAMAIEMAAGFAVATALLRARDVDMTDMAADLKD, from the coding sequence ATGACGCTGCAGGACTACCTGCTGCTGGCAGCGGCGCTGTTCAGCGTCGGGGTGTACGGCGCGCTGTCCCAGCAGTCCATCGTCATGGTGATGATGGGCCTGGAACTGATGATCAACGGCGTGCTCGTCGGCGGTGCCGGGTTCTGGTACTTCACCTCGCCGGTCCGCCCGGACGGCCAGGTGCTCGTGGCGGTCGCGGTGACCGCGATGGCCATCGAGATGGCAGCCGGGTTCGCCGTGGCCACGGCGCTGCTGCGGGCCCGTGACGTAGACATGACCGACATGGCCGCCGACCTGAAGGACTGA
- a CDS encoding NADH-quinone oxidoreductase subunit J — translation MWTQIAFWLCAAGAVITGILVFRVDSMARATFSLLASFVFAGLALLLVHLTYLGVLVILMMIMEMLIMVVFMVMYMMNPAGLMPMSMVHNPKGSLGIAVGTFALLVAGIYLIDWPTSQASPPPDTTRQLGEALMGSKMLVMMVLGLALFAAIVVTVVLSTHRGRYDRFGDRLDRTRPRDPVRGGVGR, via the coding sequence ATGTGGACACAGATCGCGTTCTGGCTGTGCGCGGCCGGTGCCGTCATCACCGGAATCCTGGTGTTCCGAGTGGATTCCATGGCCAGGGCCACGTTCTCGCTGCTCGCGTCGTTCGTGTTCGCGGGACTGGCGTTGCTGCTGGTCCACCTGACCTATCTGGGTGTGCTCGTCATCCTCATGATGATCATGGAAATGCTCATCATGGTGGTCTTCATGGTGATGTACATGATGAACCCGGCCGGATTGATGCCCATGAGCATGGTGCACAACCCGAAGGGCTCACTGGGGATCGCCGTCGGGACGTTCGCCTTGCTCGTAGCGGGCATCTACCTCATCGACTGGCCCACGTCGCAGGCCTCACCACCGCCCGACACCACGAGGCAGCTGGGTGAGGCGCTCATGGGCTCAAAGATGCTCGTGATGATGGTGCTCGGGCTGGCCTTGTTCGCCGCGATAGTTGTCACCGTCGTGCTCTCGACCCACCGGGGCCGCTACGACCGCTTCGGCGACCGACTGGACCGCACGCGACCGCGTGACCCCGTGCGCGGAGGTGTCGGCCGATGA
- a CDS encoding NADH-quinone oxidoreductase subunit H: MVEAIGWPGAFLLPVVLGVLALAAAAFDAHLAARAAGTSDTTGFSTAVTSPLRETAGLLVQQRRRTLAADTLLWRGAGVTLVAAALLASLVTPLGNWAVGDSAVGIVWFNAMEVVAWAAVWLAGWGGNSAYGLIGGYRFLAQGLAYELPHMFVLTTAAIGAGSLRVSDIVTAQQNLWFAVWMPVAFVVFLISVLMMAFFPPFDAPLGRDIAGGAAVEMSGADRLVFGAGRWLLLVSGAAMSVPLFLGGGLGPVLPGWLWSLVKTVAVLAVLVWVSRRLPTIRMERFEELSWIVLIPLTLLQALVVAVVVLARTS; the protein is encoded by the coding sequence ATGGTTGAGGCGATCGGGTGGCCCGGCGCGTTCCTCCTGCCCGTGGTGCTGGGTGTGCTGGCGCTGGCGGCCGCCGCATTCGACGCGCACCTTGCCGCCCGCGCGGCCGGGACCTCGGACACGACCGGGTTCAGCACGGCCGTCACGTCACCGCTGCGGGAGACAGCGGGCCTACTCGTGCAGCAACGACGACGCACCCTGGCAGCTGACACACTGCTGTGGCGGGGCGCGGGCGTCACGCTGGTCGCGGCGGCCCTGCTCGCGTCTCTCGTCACGCCCCTGGGGAATTGGGCTGTCGGGGACAGCGCCGTCGGCATCGTGTGGTTCAACGCGATGGAAGTCGTCGCCTGGGCGGCGGTGTGGCTGGCGGGCTGGGGCGGCAACTCCGCGTACGGGCTCATCGGCGGGTACCGGTTCCTGGCGCAGGGACTGGCCTACGAACTGCCGCACATGTTCGTGCTCACCACCGCGGCGATCGGCGCCGGTTCGCTCCGGGTGAGCGACATCGTGACGGCACAGCAGAACCTGTGGTTCGCCGTCTGGATGCCAGTCGCGTTCGTCGTGTTCCTCATCTCAGTGCTCATGATGGCGTTCTTCCCGCCGTTCGACGCGCCACTTGGCCGTGACATCGCCGGAGGGGCGGCCGTCGAGATGTCCGGCGCGGACCGGCTGGTGTTCGGCGCCGGTCGCTGGCTGCTGCTCGTGTCCGGCGCGGCGATGTCCGTGCCGCTGTTCCTCGGTGGCGGCCTCGGCCCGGTACTCCCCGGCTGGCTGTGGTCGCTTGTGAAGACCGTGGCGGTACTCGCGGTCCTGGTGTGGGTGAGCCGTCGGCTGCCCACCATCCGCATGGAGCGGTTCGAGGAACTGTCGTGGATCGTCCTGATACCGCTCACTCTGCTGCAGGCTCTGGTCGTGGCCGTGGTCGTCCTGGCCCGCACATCGTGA